The window CTATAAAAGAAACCCACCAACTTCTTATCCGTACGGGAGAGAAATATTAATGAACCTAAGCAAAAACGAGTGCTACCCAAATGGCATGAAGATCTTTCCAGAGAAGTTACAGAAAATTCTGAGTACATTCATCATTGATACTGGCACTACCCACAGCATGGCAGGCAGGGCGAATGTTGATGAGTTATCAACGTCGGCAAACACCATCGGGAAAGAGAGTGCAATTAAACCTGATCACCGAAAAAATTTATAGCCTGCCTTCTTTTACCTTAAAGCCTATTTATTTTGCACAACTACCTGCAATCCAATTAAAAGATATATATGGCTTTTCCGCCATGATCAAAGGCGTGGGAAAAATCAGGCGCTTACCCGGACCTTTTCAGGTCACCCCGTTCAAAGTTTGCTGAGATCATGGCAGCAATGGTATCTGACACGGGTCGGGTGCATTTGATCTCCAACTAGAAGCTTAAAGGTGCTTCCTTCGATAATCTGTTATTTTcctttacaaaaaaaaaggccTTAATATACAGTACAAAGCAGGAAAGGAATGATGGGGAGGCAATTCTTACAATATGattggaaaaaaagaaaatgagtaTGCTCTATTTGCACCATGATTCTCTTCAATAGAATTTACAGGATTGGTGTCAGCAAAACAGTTATTTTAACGCACACTTACATAATTCCTTCTGTGAAAAATTTTTCCCATCGATACTTCATCAGGGAGGGTTGAACACTTTGTATCTCACCGGAGATCGACAACATCAAACTTTATTTTGGGATTCATGAAGACATGAGAGCAATGCTCATATATTGGGCTTCCATCGGAAGGCTCCTCATGGGGATGGAATCCCCGTTGCTGACAATTACGAATAATGGACACACCGCCAGGATCAGACAGATGAAAGATACCATGTGGGCTGCAGTAGAATGCAACATTGGTTAACATGTAAAAAGTATGCAAAAGTATATATAACAGAGAATATCTGTTTTCATATAAGACGTGCCTACAAAATATTGATCATACGCAAAAGTGCTAAGATTTAACCTTCTTAGGTTTAATCATTTTCCAGTATCATTAGCTGAGCAGGTAAATTTATTCTTTAAGACACGGAAATAATCCCATCCGTTACCCATTTTGATCCActaggaaaaatgaaaattaaaagacaGAATATGTGTCTGCATACAGAGCAAAGAAGAACTTTTCTTTCACCCTTTGgtgaaaaaaataagtttccCCTTATTCAGCATGCAGAAAGATCTTTCTGCATCCCATTTTTATTTGGTAGATTGAATCCTCCCTATCATTAGTTTTCTGTATCTGTTGCTTAGAAGATGAACATTTAAAAATGTGAAGGTTCGAAATACTGATGCCTAGTTAGTAACTAAAACTTACCAGGTAGTGCAAGTAATAAGAAACAATTGTCTAACCATGATAGATTTGGTTTTTCTAGTATAAAATGGTGATTGGATTCAATATCATGATCATTGGGAGGAAAATGAGAATCTACCTGGATGTATCTGTCGGAGCCATAACAATTGCAATTGCTTCTGGTAACATAATCTAAAAAAACCCACCAGAAAAAATTTTGTCAGAGAAATGTATAATATGTAATCATATGTTGGAGGAGGCAGAAGAAAAGAATGATACATGCAGTGAGACTGGATCACTCTACAAGGACAATATATAGCAAGTACTTGATCTTTTTACCTGATATGAGTAATGAGTGTGTAGATCAACTGACGACATGAAACAAGTCTGAGTTGGGTGTGtctgaaaatcaaaataaatagcATGTAAACGtattttaagagaaatcaGTTGCCTATAAAACCACACTAAGATTTTCAGCTATCAGCATTCAAGTTTCTGACAATCTAACGCATTGTCTGAAAACAAACTTCTAGTCAAAAACATAGTTTACTCAAACATaaatccttcttcatgaagaTCAAGTGAAACAAGGCATATTTCAACACCACATAATATGAACCAGACAAAGAACAAACAAATATTAGATGAGATTGAATAGCAAAATTGTaagtgaaaaaaatgaccCCAAAGAAGCGTGAATTTCACCAAACTAATAGTAAAAACAAGACGCTATTCAAAAGATTCTGCCATAATTAGTGCCAAGCTCAACAAAAAGATACAAGCAATGTCTTGGATACAAATTGCTACCATACTTCCAGGTAACCAACCAATTACACactagaaatttttttacgTCTAAATCTGCATGTTACCCATGACAATTAAGTCAATCTCAAGCAACCAAGGGAAGCTTCATAAACCACAAAAAAACCAGTTGACTTCAAAATaacgtgtgtgtgtgtgtgataATGGATTAATAGAGCAATGATAACAATTGTGAAACATAATGCATGAAAAAGGACTATGAGCTTTTGCCCACTCCTTACTCAAGTATAATGTATTCACCAACAAAAGAGCACatagaggaaaagaaaacacaaTCACACACATATCTATTGAAAACTGAAGGCTTCTGAACTTACATGAATCCACCCAAGGGGAAAAAGAGATAATTTGTCTTGaacttcaaaaatttcttcttcGTTTAATGTTGAACActgaatagaaaaaaaatgtatcaTTGCACTAGTACCAAAGCACATGTATACAAGCAAATCGCCAGAATGAACCTTAAAGTGGTTATCTCTTTTCTATACAAGTAATGTTGGTTCACaggattataaaaaattagattaGAAGAATTATATCATACCGAATCTGAAGTCGACTCCTGCTTTGGGATTATAAGTGTGGTGATGTGAAAAACCCTGTTTTTCTACAGCCAcacaaaattaaaagtataAACAACCTCCTTTAGCAACTTTGAAACCCCTACTTCCTAATGCTCTCAAACAAAAAACTAATGAACTTCAAAAATATAGTTTTCTCACCAATGATCCAGCTAGAACACCAcatgtttccaaatttttttctGTATTTGCCCGAGCCAATCGTAAGAAATCCTCCATCATATGTACTGGCTGCAAAATTAGTCAACAATTCGAATATAAATCAATGTAGAAGGCCAAAGTAACAAGAATTGATTCAGGAGACATACAACATGTAAATGTTGATACGAATTAGAGTTTGGCATTCCATCTTGAGAAGGCTTAGCTGGACCAGGTCTTGGATCAGCAACTTTTGATGGAGGAATTGGAGTGAAGTCCTGCTGCACTCGAGCGAGAACAGGAGGAGGAGAAGGTTGTCTGATACCAACAAACTGGAAAGGATCCTCCCTAGCTTCACTAATCAAAGGGTGACATGACTCTTCAGCAGGATGTAACCATCGACCATCATCTAAGGAGAGCACTGACTCCATAGCAGAACCAACCCCTCCTGGATCACCATCTTTTACAGCCAAAGCACCATATTGTCCAGCCTGATTGGGGCTATAAGAAATTGTGACACCATAAAGACAAATGTTAAAGCAGCCACATTGTAGCAACAGAAATTAGAAGTCTCAGCACATATTCTATCATTTAATATGCATGTCACTTTAAAGAAGAATGATTAGACTTTTTGGAAGTCCTACCCTGGCTTTTCAGCAGGTACCAAGTCCATACTGCTAGGATATTGAACCTGTATTACAGAGCAGAATCAATTATTTGATGCAGGCTTGCGGTTCAGCATGCAAAAAGGGATTATATAATGAATGGGGAAAGAAGAAACAGAGGAATATAACATACAGAGGTTTACCTTTATCTCTGCCCTTGGTCCAAGCCACTGGCCTCGAAGACCATCAGGGCCTAGAAATGAGT is drawn from Theobroma cacao cultivar B97-61/B2 chromosome 4, Criollo_cocoa_genome_V2, whole genome shotgun sequence and contains these coding sequences:
- the LOC18603605 gene encoding AMSH-like ubiquitin thioesterase 3, translating into MKIDVNAMARRVEVDNRIPLRYYYRIADNLLKQASIYRDEKNIVDLYIILLRYSSLVSETIPFHRDYQVLLPKEKAQYRKRLLAVLDELESSKPEVHRRVEELNKSHAGARLLELDGHETTSYGSEKMSPLEWSSVNNGSNMSLDIEQPANMAVQSSWKYNNDRNLIDKQFQKLSLPFPNKETLSRHSFLGPDGLRGQWLGPRAEIKVQYPSSMDLVPAEKPGPNQAGQYGALAVKDGDPGGVGSAMESVLSLDDGRWLHPAEESCHPLISEAREDPFQFVGIRQPSPPPVLARVQQDFTPIPPSKVADPRPGPAKPSQDGMPNSNSYQHLHVPVHMMEDFLRLARANTEKNLETCGVLAGSLKNRVFHITTLIIPKQESTSDSCSTLNEEEIFEVQDKLSLFPLGWIHTHPTQTCFMSSVDLHTHYSYQIMLPEAIAIVMAPTDTSSPHGIFHLSDPGGVSIIRNCQQRGFHPHEEPSDGSPIYEHCSHVFMNPKIKFDVVDLR